A single genomic interval of Alteromonas sp. CI.11.F.A3 harbors:
- the dtd gene encoding D-aminoacyl-tRNA deacylase, whose translation MIGLVQRVSEASVSVNNEIIGEIEQGMLVLLGVEKDDGLEQIEKLANKLCRYRIFSDSDGKMNLNVEQIGGKILVVSQFTLVADTQKGNRPGFSRGATPEHGNAIYLQFIESLKQKGIVVETGQFGAEMKVALVNDGPATFQFQV comes from the coding sequence ATGATTGGGTTGGTTCAACGAGTGTCTGAAGCTAGCGTGTCAGTGAACAATGAAATCATCGGCGAAATTGAGCAAGGTATGCTAGTGCTGCTTGGCGTTGAAAAAGACGATGGCCTAGAACAAATCGAAAAGCTTGCTAACAAATTATGCCGCTACCGTATTTTTTCCGACAGCGATGGAAAAATGAACCTAAATGTTGAGCAAATTGGGGGGAAAATATTAGTAGTGTCTCAATTCACCCTAGTGGCCGATACGCAAAAAGGCAATCGTCCAGGCTTTTCTAGAGGGGCAACACCTGAACATGGCAATGCTATTTATCTGCAATTCATAGAATCCCTTAAACAAAAGGGCATTGTAGTGGAAACGGGGCAATTTGGTGCTGAAATGAAAGTCGCTTTAGTGAATGACGGACCCGCCACCTTCCAGTTTCAGGTATAA
- a CDS encoding bifunctional GNAT family N-acetyltransferase/thioesterase codes for MYKVVTPKSDTEFEAYFHFRWAHLRQPWNFPPGSEKDEYEQVAEHRTIVNGKGEIVACGRVHLNTAEEAQIRHIAVHPDYLRKGLGQMIMDALENVAKELGAIRAVTNSREVSIDFFSSCGFVVEREAPNELGMLRRQQMVKKLTENNTLVLHPKWCKSLQQTWTDTIPITEHMGIKLYQYTGRTLETRASLNKNINVHGTMFAGSIFSLATLTGWGMIYLQLKERGLTGDIVLGDGDIHYHKPITMKPRAICNIETLSGKFKPLEKGEKARFALNVDILDGDNAVAEFEGVFWVLPEQTEA; via the coding sequence GTGTATAAGGTTGTAACCCCTAAAAGCGATACTGAATTCGAAGCCTATTTTCATTTTCGCTGGGCTCACCTTCGCCAGCCATGGAACTTTCCTCCTGGTTCAGAGAAAGATGAGTATGAACAAGTGGCAGAGCATCGCACCATAGTGAACGGTAAAGGCGAAATTGTTGCCTGTGGCCGCGTGCATTTAAATACTGCTGAAGAAGCACAAATTCGTCATATTGCCGTACACCCTGATTATCTGCGTAAAGGGCTTGGGCAGATGATAATGGACGCTTTAGAGAACGTGGCGAAAGAATTGGGAGCTATACGCGCGGTGACCAACAGCCGAGAAGTTTCTATCGACTTTTTCAGTTCATGCGGCTTCGTTGTTGAACGTGAAGCGCCTAACGAATTAGGCATGCTAAGACGCCAGCAAATGGTGAAAAAGCTCACTGAAAATAACACCTTAGTGCTGCATCCCAAATGGTGTAAATCGTTACAGCAAACCTGGACTGATACCATTCCCATTACTGAACATATGGGTATTAAATTATACCAATACACAGGCAGAACATTAGAAACCCGAGCGTCACTTAATAAGAATATTAATGTTCACGGCACTATGTTTGCCGGCAGTATTTTTTCGTTAGCCACATTAACTGGCTGGGGAATGATTTACTTACAACTCAAAGAGCGTGGACTAACAGGCGATATTGTATTGGGCGACGGCGATATTCACTATCATAAGCCCATTACTATGAAGCCTCGTGCAATCTGTAATATAGAAACCTTATCGGGCAAATTTAAGCCTTTAGAAAAAGGTGAGAAAGCGCGATTTGCTTTGAACGTAGATATCTTGGATGGCGATAATGCCGTGGCAGAGTTTGAAGGGGTGTTTTGGGTGCTTCCAGAGCAAACTGAGGCCTAA
- a CDS encoding DUF2959 domain-containing protein encodes MRLIATAIIAMLVLTGCQSAYYAAWEKVGVEKRDILVDRVENAKESQEDAQEEFSSALEAFSAVVAFEGGELEDVYNKLNSEYENSLSAANEVSSRIDKVEGVAEALFDEWEDELEKYQNASLKRESSEKLRDTERRYSALIKTMRKAESRMAPVLSAFQDNVLYLKHNLNASAIGALQGELTNIQNDVDQLIQQMNSAIAESDAFIAAMSN; translated from the coding sequence ATGAGGCTAATAGCAACTGCTATTATTGCTATGTTGGTATTAACTGGCTGCCAATCTGCGTATTACGCAGCGTGGGAGAAAGTAGGCGTTGAAAAACGCGATATCCTTGTTGACCGTGTTGAAAACGCAAAAGAGTCGCAAGAAGACGCACAGGAAGAGTTTAGCTCTGCATTGGAAGCTTTCAGTGCGGTAGTGGCTTTTGAAGGTGGTGAGCTAGAAGATGTTTATAACAAGCTTAATAGCGAATATGAAAACAGTCTTTCTGCCGCCAATGAGGTTTCCTCTCGCATTGATAAAGTTGAAGGTGTTGCCGAAGCACTTTTTGACGAATGGGAAGATGAGTTAGAAAAGTATCAAAATGCGTCGTTAAAACGCGAAAGCTCTGAAAAGTTACGTGATACCGAGCGCAGATATAGTGCGCTTATCAAAACCATGCGTAAAGCAGAGAGTAGAATGGCGCCAGTACTAAGCGCTTTTCAAGACAACGTTTTGTACTTGAAGCATAACTTGAACGCTAGCGCGATTGGTGCGTTACAAGGTGAGCTTACTAATATTCAAAATGATGTGGACCAGCTCATTCAGCAAATGAATTCAGCCATCGCTGAATCTGATGCGTTTATTGCTGCTATGTCTAACTAG
- the metJ gene encoding met regulon transcriptional regulator MetJ produces MAEWNGKYIHPYAEHGKKSEQVKKVTVSIPINVLKALTDERTRRQINNLRHATNSELLCEAFLHAFTGQPLPDDEDLRKDNPNRVPAEARRIMEDMGIDVSIENEQED; encoded by the coding sequence ATGGCAGAGTGGAACGGTAAGTATATTCATCCCTACGCAGAGCACGGTAAAAAGAGTGAACAGGTAAAGAAAGTCACCGTTTCTATTCCTATTAATGTGCTAAAAGCATTAACCGATGAACGTACGCGTAGACAAATAAACAATTTACGTCATGCGACGAATTCAGAATTGTTATGTGAAGCGTTTCTTCACGCATTTACAGGTCAGCCATTACCGGATGACGAAGATTTGAGAAAAGATAACCCTAATCGTGTACCTGCTGAGGCAAGACGCATAATGGAAGATATGGGTATAGACGTTTCTATTGAAAACGAACAAGAAGATTAA
- a CDS encoding virulence factor BrkB family protein — protein sequence MNWDRVKAIYHKLAPQVVDLFTIFIKRCREDNITISAGHLAYVTLLSLVPFIMVTFTIMSAFPAFASVRGKLEYFIFNNFVPTASDTVHEYMSDFVGNASEMGAIGILSLLVVALMLISNVDKTLNRIWRTQSDRPIVYTFAIYWMVITLGPMLIGSSVIISSYLAGLAAFAEEYTPGLGTFLLTLVPSFAAMLAFFILYMIVPNRRVFARHAISGAILATVAFELTKSGFALYITNFPSYELIYGALAVVPILFLWVYISWVLVLLGAEFTCSLGQAFENRKAEDEPRQIPEE from the coding sequence GTGAATTGGGATCGGGTAAAAGCCATCTATCATAAGCTCGCACCACAAGTTGTCGATCTTTTCACTATCTTCATCAAGCGTTGCCGTGAAGACAATATTACTATTTCCGCAGGCCACCTAGCCTACGTTACGTTGCTGTCTCTTGTTCCTTTTATTATGGTGACTTTCACCATCATGTCGGCGTTTCCTGCTTTTGCGTCCGTTCGAGGCAAATTAGAATACTTTATCTTTAATAATTTTGTGCCTACCGCCAGCGATACGGTTCATGAGTATATGTCTGACTTTGTGGGCAACGCTTCTGAAATGGGCGCTATCGGTATTTTATCGTTGCTTGTAGTGGCACTCATGTTGATTTCCAATGTCGATAAAACCCTTAACCGGATTTGGCGTACACAAAGCGATCGTCCTATTGTTTATACGTTTGCTATCTATTGGATGGTAATTACCCTAGGGCCTATGCTTATTGGCTCAAGCGTGATAATTAGTTCTTATTTAGCCGGGCTTGCTGCTTTTGCGGAAGAATATACGCCAGGGTTGGGTACTTTTTTACTCACCCTCGTGCCTAGCTTCGCGGCCATGCTGGCTTTCTTTATTTTGTACATGATAGTACCTAACCGACGTGTTTTCGCCCGTCACGCTATCTCAGGTGCCATTTTGGCAACGGTTGCGTTTGAGTTAACGAAGTCTGGCTTTGCCCTTTACATTACTAATTTCCCTTCTTATGAGTTGATATACGGTGCGTTAGCAGTCGTGCCTATCCTATTTTTGTGGGTTTATATTTCATGGGTATTGGTGCTATTAGGCGCAGAATTCACATGCAGCTTAGGCCAAGCGTTTGAAAATCGAAAAGCGGAAGACGAGCCAAGGCAAATACCCGAAGAATAA
- a CDS encoding malic enzyme-like NAD(P)-binding protein, whose protein sequence is MSDFRQRALDYHAKPTPGKISVELSKPADSVDDLALAYSPGVAEPVREIAEDPDNAYKYTAKGNMVAVISNGTAILGLGNLGPLASKPVMEGKALLFKRFAGLDAIDIEVKHRTTEEFINTVANIADTFGGINLEDIKAPECFEIEQELIKRCNIPVFHDDQHGTAIVTAAGMLNAIEIQGKNIESAKIVCMGAGAAAVACMELLIKCGAQRERIYMLDRKGVIHTRREDLTEHKRLFANNTDKRTLEDVMEGADIFVGVSGPDVLPPETLALMGPNPIVFACSNPDPEIKPELAHEVRNDLIIATGRSDYPNQVNNVLCFPFIFRGALDVRATAINDEMKVAAVEALRAITKEPVPESVLAASNSKSLTFGKEYIIPKPMDPRLCERIASAVSKAAIESGVARLPEVPNRAE, encoded by the coding sequence TAAAATTAGCGTGGAGCTATCAAAACCAGCCGATAGTGTGGATGATCTTGCTCTGGCTTACAGTCCAGGGGTAGCTGAGCCAGTACGAGAAATTGCTGAAGATCCTGATAATGCTTACAAATATACAGCGAAAGGCAACATGGTAGCGGTCATCAGTAATGGTACTGCTATTCTAGGTTTAGGTAATTTGGGGCCGTTAGCTTCTAAGCCGGTGATGGAAGGTAAAGCACTGCTGTTTAAACGCTTTGCTGGGCTTGATGCTATCGATATTGAAGTAAAGCATCGCACCACGGAAGAATTCATTAATACCGTTGCCAATATTGCAGATACGTTTGGCGGAATTAACCTAGAAGATATTAAAGCCCCAGAGTGCTTTGAAATAGAACAAGAACTCATTAAGCGCTGTAATATTCCGGTATTCCATGATGATCAACATGGTACTGCCATTGTAACGGCAGCCGGCATGTTGAACGCCATTGAAATTCAGGGCAAAAATATCGAAAGCGCCAAAATAGTTTGTATGGGTGCGGGTGCAGCAGCGGTAGCCTGTATGGAATTGCTTATTAAATGTGGCGCGCAACGAGAGCGCATTTACATGTTAGACAGAAAAGGGGTTATTCATACCCGCCGTGAAGACCTTACGGAACACAAACGTTTGTTTGCCAATAATACCGATAAACGTACGTTAGAAGATGTGATGGAAGGCGCTGATATTTTTGTAGGCGTATCTGGCCCAGATGTATTGCCGCCAGAAACCTTGGCATTAATGGGGCCTAACCCGATTGTTTTTGCATGCTCTAACCCCGACCCTGAAATTAAGCCTGAATTGGCTCACGAAGTTCGAAATGATTTAATTATTGCAACGGGGCGTTCTGATTACCCTAATCAGGTTAACAATGTTCTTTGCTTTCCGTTCATTTTCCGTGGCGCATTGGATGTTCGCGCAACGGCCATTAACGACGAAATGAAAGTGGCAGCGGTAGAAGCACTCCGCGCGATTACCAAAGAGCCCGTACCAGAATCTGTGTTAGCGGCTAGCAATAGCAAAAGCTTAACCTTTGGCAAAGAATATATTATTCCTAAACCAATGGATCCTCGCCTTTGTGAACGCATAGCCTCTGCAGTGTCGAAAGCGGCGATTGAATCTGGTGTTGCAAGGCTTCCAGAAGTACCGAACCGCGCAGAGTAA
- the rpoH gene encoding RNA polymerase sigma factor RpoH — MSNKLQSLALSVPHSGSIEGYVQAVSRIDMLTAEEERALAVRLREDEDLEAARKLVMSHLRFVVHIAKSYSGYGLPQADLIQEGNIGLMKAVKRFDPTVGVRLVSFAVHWIKAEIHEFVLKNWRIVKVATTKAQRKLFFNLRKAKKRLGWFTHEEVQTVASELGVSTKEVLQMEARMSSQDQAFDLSADEDETGNFAPVQFLEDKSTDVEMDVINNDWDTNASKRLYSAIKTLDDRSQDIIETRWLADSKITLQDLADKYEVSAERVRQIEKNAMKKLQAAMVA, encoded by the coding sequence ATGAGCAATAAATTGCAATCCCTAGCACTATCAGTTCCTCACAGCGGTAGCATTGAAGGCTACGTACAAGCTGTAAGTCGTATTGATATGCTAACTGCAGAAGAAGAGCGCGCATTAGCGGTGCGTCTTCGTGAAGATGAAGATTTAGAAGCAGCACGTAAGCTGGTTATGTCTCATCTACGCTTTGTTGTGCATATTGCAAAATCTTATTCTGGATATGGTTTGCCACAAGCTGATCTTATCCAAGAAGGTAATATTGGTTTAATGAAAGCGGTTAAGCGTTTCGACCCAACAGTGGGCGTTCGTTTGGTTTCTTTTGCCGTACATTGGATCAAAGCTGAAATTCATGAGTTCGTACTTAAGAACTGGCGTATTGTTAAAGTTGCTACTACAAAAGCGCAACGTAAATTGTTCTTCAACTTACGTAAAGCGAAAAAGCGTCTTGGTTGGTTTACCCACGAAGAAGTGCAAACGGTAGCCAGCGAGCTGGGTGTGAGTACGAAAGAAGTGCTTCAAATGGAAGCGCGAATGAGCAGCCAAGATCAAGCATTCGATCTTTCTGCTGACGAAGACGAAACGGGCAACTTTGCACCGGTTCAATTTCTTGAAGATAAATCAACTGATGTTGAAATGGACGTTATTAATAACGATTGGGATACTAATGCGAGCAAGCGTTTGTACTCAGCCATTAAGACACTAGATGATAGAAGCCAAGATATTATCGAAACTCGTTGGTTGGCTGACAGCAAAATTACACTTCAAGATCTTGCTGATAAGTACGAAGTATCTGCTGAACGTGTTCGTCAAATTGAAAAGAACGCGATGAAAAAGCTTCAAGCTGCCATGGTCGCGTAA
- a CDS encoding EAL and HDOD domain-containing protein encodes MFAYVARQPIFDVNRNVYAYELLFRIGEDNCFPDIPPDEATSKILTSTHLSLGIEEITGDKKAFINFHRDTLMYRFPTSLDASKVVIEIVETVEVDDALIAACKHIRGLGYPIALDDYDMEEKWDAFVPFTSIVKIDITEIAHDTIPSLIKRFKSHNIDLVAEKIETYEEFHKFKEMGFDYFQGYFLAKPEIVRHRKLGPSALTMMELLTLSSQPKLNFDEVNRIIERDPSLTYLLLRFINNPLINKRNKITSLKHALNFMGEVEVKKFIALLALANLNDGQPQELMQMALVRAKFCELVFISFKERENPLTGFLTGLLSMLDAMMEQHIDELVSKVPISDNVKDALCGEPGVLKDCLTLAKYFERANWAGIKKFSGKYKIQQTLLHGYYNEAMKWAHHVHVSAQVEKK; translated from the coding sequence ATGTTCGCATACGTAGCAAGACAACCCATATTCGACGTAAATAGGAACGTTTACGCTTACGAATTACTTTTTCGAATAGGGGAAGACAATTGCTTTCCAGATATTCCGCCCGATGAGGCCACCTCAAAAATTTTAACGTCTACGCATTTAAGCTTAGGTATTGAAGAAATAACAGGTGATAAAAAAGCATTCATTAATTTCCACCGCGATACCTTGATGTACCGATTCCCTACCTCGTTAGATGCTAGCAAAGTGGTTATTGAAATTGTTGAAACCGTTGAGGTAGATGATGCACTTATTGCCGCGTGCAAACATATTCGAGGGTTAGGTTACCCCATTGCACTTGATGATTATGATATGGAAGAGAAGTGGGACGCTTTCGTTCCTTTTACCAGTATCGTTAAAATAGACATTACTGAAATTGCTCACGACACTATTCCTTCATTAATTAAACGCTTCAAATCGCACAACATCGATCTTGTGGCCGAAAAAATTGAAACCTACGAAGAGTTTCACAAGTTTAAGGAAATGGGCTTCGACTATTTTCAAGGTTACTTCCTAGCTAAACCAGAAATTGTTCGTCATCGTAAATTAGGCCCTAGCGCGCTTACCATGATGGAGCTACTTACATTAAGTAGCCAACCCAAGCTAAATTTTGATGAAGTGAATCGCATTATTGAGCGCGATCCTTCCCTCACCTATTTGCTATTACGCTTCATCAATAATCCGCTTATTAATAAGCGAAATAAAATTACATCCCTCAAGCATGCGCTTAACTTTATGGGCGAAGTTGAAGTTAAGAAGTTTATCGCGTTGCTTGCATTGGCTAATCTGAATGACGGCCAGCCTCAAGAATTGATGCAGATGGCTCTTGTGCGGGCAAAATTTTGTGAGCTTGTGTTTATCTCTTTTAAAGAACGAGAAAATCCACTTACCGGCTTTTTAACCGGTCTTTTGTCTATGCTTGATGCCATGATGGAACAACATATCGACGAATTGGTTAGCAAGGTACCTATTAGCGATAATGTAAAAGATGCGCTTTGTGGTGAGCCTGGCGTATTGAAAGACTGTCTTACCTTGGCGAAGTATTTTGAAAGGGCGAACTGGGCAGGTATTAAGAAATTTTCCGGTAAATACAAAATTCAGCAAACTCTGCTTCATGGTTACTATAATGAAGCGATGAAATGGGCCCACCACGTACATGTTTCAGCGCAGGTAGAGAAAAAGTAA
- the pip gene encoding prolyl aminopeptidase, producing MKRLYPDVTCYQNGFIEVGCGHSLYYEQSGNPEGIPVLFIHGGPGAGLPPNYKCFFDSNRYRIIGFEQRGCGRSTPLASTKDNDTWLNVEDIEILRRQLNVSSWLVFGGSWGSTLALLYAFRYADHVSGLILRGVFLARQQDRDWFLSPQGGAAQLFPEYYRQFVKGIDAPLSTSAICAHYLNTLKADNEVQRHAALKRWYQWEERLSRVSLPPGTGDSTSQYPLSLVTSLATLECHFLTNKCFIDEGYILDNIDKIRDIPGTIIHGRYDMICKTEAAESLHKSWPGSQLQIIPDAGHSTSEPGIAYALCRATRDMARFLKEQK from the coding sequence ATGAAACGACTTTACCCAGATGTTACCTGTTACCAAAATGGATTTATCGAGGTGGGATGTGGGCACTCTCTCTATTATGAGCAGAGCGGCAACCCTGAGGGTATTCCAGTACTCTTTATTCATGGCGGCCCAGGTGCTGGTTTACCGCCGAATTATAAATGCTTCTTCGACAGTAACCGATACCGTATCATCGGATTCGAGCAAAGAGGATGCGGACGTTCAACCCCATTAGCCAGCACCAAAGACAACGATACATGGCTAAATGTAGAAGATATTGAAATACTCAGGCGGCAGCTCAACGTATCGAGTTGGTTAGTGTTTGGAGGCTCATGGGGTTCAACCTTAGCGCTCCTTTATGCCTTTAGGTATGCTGATCATGTTAGTGGGCTTATTCTTCGCGGCGTATTTTTAGCGCGCCAGCAAGACAGAGACTGGTTTTTGTCACCACAAGGTGGTGCCGCTCAGCTTTTTCCAGAATATTATCGCCAGTTCGTTAAAGGGATAGACGCCCCGCTAAGTACTTCGGCTATTTGTGCGCATTATCTCAATACATTGAAAGCCGATAACGAAGTACAACGACATGCGGCGCTAAAGCGCTGGTATCAATGGGAGGAGCGACTTTCTCGCGTGTCTTTACCACCTGGTACTGGCGATTCCACCAGTCAATATCCCCTATCGCTTGTCACCAGCTTAGCCACTCTTGAATGCCATTTCCTAACCAACAAATGCTTTATTGATGAAGGCTACATACTTGATAATATAGATAAAATACGCGATATTCCTGGCACTATCATTCATGGTCGATATGACATGATATGCAAAACTGAAGCGGCAGAATCATTACATAAGTCGTGGCCGGGAAGCCAACTTCAAATCATTCCTGATGCTGGCCACAGTACGTCTGAACCCGGCATTGCTTATGCGTTGTGCCGCGCAACCAGAGATATGGCAAGATTTTTAAAGGAGCAAAAGTAA
- the metF gene encoding methylenetetrahydrofolate reductase translates to MVSYAQGVDALNQSLSELRDIDVSFEFFPPKSEKMEQTLWKSVERLAPLKPSYMSVTYGANSGERDRTHDVVKRIQQQTGVAAVPHLTCVDASRDELKQIAQDYWDSGIRRIVALRGDLPPGVKDTEMYASDLVALLKDVADFDISVAAYPEKHPEAPNAQFDLLNLKRKAEAGASEAISQFFFDTSVFLRFRDRAAAAGIDLDLVPGILPVTNYQTLVKFAGFTNVHVPGFLHKMFDGLDDDDQATRNLIGANIAMDQVKVLAKEGVKHFHFYTLNRSELSYAICHMLGVRAG, encoded by the coding sequence ATGGTTTCTTACGCACAAGGTGTCGATGCACTGAATCAGTCCCTCTCGGAACTGCGTGACATTGATGTGTCATTTGAGTTTTTTCCACCAAAATCTGAGAAAATGGAACAAACCTTGTGGAAGTCGGTTGAACGTTTAGCACCATTAAAACCGAGTTACATGTCGGTGACCTATGGAGCAAACAGCGGTGAGCGTGATCGCACCCATGACGTGGTAAAACGAATTCAACAACAAACTGGGGTTGCGGCCGTCCCTCACCTCACATGTGTTGATGCAAGCCGTGATGAACTTAAACAAATTGCGCAAGACTACTGGGATTCAGGCATTCGTCGTATTGTTGCTCTTCGTGGTGATTTACCGCCAGGTGTGAAAGATACCGAAATGTATGCCTCTGATTTAGTGGCGCTACTAAAAGATGTAGCCGATTTCGATATCTCAGTGGCCGCCTACCCTGAAAAACACCCTGAAGCACCGAATGCCCAATTCGATTTATTAAACCTTAAACGCAAAGCAGAAGCCGGTGCGAGCGAAGCTATTTCTCAGTTTTTCTTCGACACCAGTGTATTTTTGCGTTTTCGTGACCGTGCAGCAGCTGCAGGTATCGACCTAGACCTAGTGCCTGGCATACTGCCAGTAACCAATTACCAGACTTTGGTAAAGTTCGCTGGGTTCACGAATGTACATGTGCCTGGGTTCTTACACAAAATGTTCGATGGACTTGACGATGACGATCAAGCTACTCGGAACCTCATTGGTGCTAACATCGCGATGGATCAGGTTAAGGTACTTGCCAAAGAAGGCGTGAAGCATTTTCATTTTTACACCCTTAACCGTAGTGAGTTGAGCTACGCTATTTGCCACATGCTAGGTGTGCGAGCAGGTTAA